Below is a window of Microcebus murinus isolate Inina chromosome 3, M.murinus_Inina_mat1.0, whole genome shotgun sequence DNA.
ACTGCTAGGGATGAGATGTTCCACATAAGTCAATTTTCTACACACCTAGGCTCACCTTTTTGAGGGttaaagtattaaaaacatttaagtactttataaattttttaaaaaatatatttcatattttgcttgttttgttagTCTTTCCTACCCTTGTCTTGGTGACCATCAATAATTATACTTACTGTAATTATTGAAATATAGCCATCTTTCAGTTTCCCACCCTTTCTGTTAGCtattatggaattttaaaaagccagatagGCAAATGGTTCAAATTTAAGTCAATCAGTTTTACAAACACTTTTAAAGGAATTAGGCACTGGAGTAGGGCAGCATAGAAACCTTTTAGGTGCAAGGGAGCAGGTTAGGTTTGGTCTGGAAGAACTTGTAAGGTATGAGTGTCATTCAGATGTGATGACCTCACAATGTTACGGCAACAAGAAATTTTATTTAGCTCGTGATATATGTAATATCTAGATGCTAGTGGAGCCTACCATATGACTACCATACAACAATAACTCAATTGTTCAACATTTCTTAGACATCTACAATGCTTTTAGCATTGTGCTAATCAACTATTATAGCTCACCATTAGATAAAACCTATTATACTCGgaagcatttttttaaacatcctGATTTAGGCTTACATACGCACAAATGTGAGCTTATGCAAATGCAGTATTCCCATAGGACTTTTATGATCTTAAAACATTCCATGACTAGAATCGTCTAGAAAAAGGGtatctaaataattttatattatgtaagcAGGGTTATgtatagaaaatgttttgaagatGCCAATAATATATGCATGCTCCCGAGAAACTGGAAATCACTATTTTCATCCAACCAGCTTTCCCCCCAAAGCATCTAGAAAAAATACTTGTTGCACAATAAGAGTgcaacaaatatttctgaataaagaaacaaattatttgcatttattatttagtaCTCTGCATGACTAGGGAGATGTccgaatattttaaaaactagtaaTAACTCCCCCACAATAAAAGAATAATAGCAATGAAATTTGGAGAATGTTCAAGGTGAATTTAAAGAATTATGCcctattttctatattaattaaAACTGCAAGATGCCAATGGACTAAAAATCCTAGCTTTAACATGGACCTGTGAAAATCATTTAATAGAAATAAGTAGATATAATTTTCAGTATTAATCACATAATCAATGGATTACTGTGATCAAATATTTCACAACTCTAACTGGTTAGTTCAAGTAATATCTACTAAGCCTCATGAAAATACTTTACTGGCTTAAGCAAAGAACTCGCTCAAATGCTTTGCTGTGAACCTCCTCTGCTGTATCAATGTTtcatactataaataaaaagcataaagttcttaattttacAAACTCTCCTGAGGGACAAACCTGAAGCTGAGAATGCAATATCTACCTGAATACAGGAATCCCCACCACAGAGTAAATGTCATTTAGATGTACAAAGATCTGAAAGAACAAACACAGAAGTTAGAACGGAACAAGAAACTGCATTACTAAAGtattgacaatttaaaaatttccattttgaacTTTTCTGACCTATATTTTAGTAAGAAATTCCAAGGCTTTATTTATCATATCTGGAAAAATGTTCCATAATCTTTTTTTTGTAAGCAGAGGTGAGCTAAATTTTAATGACATTTCATAGAACAATTCTGAGGTAAATTTGGTACTGAAGTTATATGGAGAATCAtgttacaaagaactcaagatcAACTTTCTTCCCAGAGATTCTTTAAATTATCATAACTGGATCAGACTTTTCAGCATTTTGAGTTAGAGAAGAATTCCTAAATCTACCCTAATTCTAACCTCAAACAAGACTCAAGGCCACAGAGGGCTATCATAGGCTACTTTGAGGGAAACAGAAAACCTTTAGGCCAAATATGTGGTACCAAGAGTAGCCTTTTCTCTCTCTACCGGGTGTAGGTGAGTTTTTGCCcctcattatttcctttcttctgttagGTGATGAAGAGGATTTAAAATTAGTAgctcacaaaattttaaaagttagaatcTTTTCCACTTTGTAGTCTAATAATGTCTATAAAACATTCAAACTATTGTTTTAAATCTCAAGACCATTTAATCCCTAGTATTTTCAcccccaaattattttaatataattattcccatattaataaattttattcaagAAAAGAATTATCTGAAGTGACTCCATTTGGACAATTTGATTCCACAATCAAAAATGATACATCAtgggtggggcatggtggctcacgcctgtaaccctagcactctgggaggccgaagcaggcagatggtttgagctcaggagtttgagaccagctagaccccatctctactaaaaaatagaaaaactagctgggcatggtggcacatgcctgtagtcccaactacttgggaggctggggcagaaggactgcttgagcccaggagtttgaggtggctgtgagctctGTCTGTTTGACAGAGTTAACTCTGTcaaacagagttagactctgtctcaaaaaaaaaaaaaaaaaaatcatacatcaTAGCTAAACTCTccaattttatatattgtatattttagcaaatttattaaaattctatttataatttatagtaaGATATACTTACAATCAAATGTTATTAAAAACAGCTTCTcactataaatttttttcctatcaatCTGCACAACAAAATTGGTTAAGATTTGATTCTTCTGTCAATTTTTAGTCACAAATTTTACCATATGTGATTTTAgtgttgttaattttgttttgtgttgattTCTAccaataatagctattattaattgCATTAAATGGCTGATAGGAATTgaatttgctatatttatttgGGAGCTAATCTATGAGAAAACTAATTCTGAGACGGATGGACTAGGGGAAAATGGGAGAAAGATATTCTCATATCAAAACATTCTGAGGGTCAAGATATTTAGCAGGATAAGCACTAAAAGATATATACCaggtaatactttttaaaagtgaaaatcagataaaaggaaatttaaaaactaagcaaGAAAAAATGCTCTGATTTGGCTAGCTACTACTCCATTTAAAGCTACATAACAAGTAACAAATTTATGAATTAATAAATCATGAAAAGGACTATCTGTCAATTTTGTGATATGGTTTTCAAAATGTAGTGAAGAATAGCTTTTTGTTTCGCCTTGTGAATGTGTTTGTTCCATCTGAAAATAGTGTAAtcttattaattttgaaaataaaggaaaaaagcctATAACCCCATAACCTTAACATAGCCACTATTAATATACTATTGGATTTTGTGCAGgccttattttgttgttgttcctttttttttttaacatcagttAGATgttaaaagagatttattaaaGAGATATGATTTATAGAGATTGTAGAGAGCATCTCTGCAATCTCATAATAAACGTTTTTTTCTTCAACTGTGACCAAACAACTCCATTccaaaaagtctttttttttttggagtttgGATAAGATGTTTTCAGTGAAAACTACTAGCAAAATTATTGCACCATTCTACTGCTGAAGAAAATAAACTGCTGGATCCATGTAGACAGGCTTTGCAAAACTAATGTAaaattgaaaagtacaataagtGTAGATGACATTGCCTTTAAATAATTAGGTTATAAGTatataaaagaacacaaatattCATTACCTCTAAATGTGGATTCCTCAAATCTGCTTTCCATCCAAACTGTTTCATAACAGCAATTCCAATTACTTTTCCTACCTCCTGGAAAAGTAGTAAGTTAAAAGATaagaacactaaaaataaaaaatgttaagttttaagTAAGCAAAAACAGAGTAGCCTACAGGAAAATCAAGTCGGGCTATCTGATGGTAATTTAGGGTTCTGACATTAAAACATTACACAAAAGCATTTTCTATCAAGGCAATAAGACTGCATTTACCTGCCCCACCCCTAACTGTTTGTGGTGTTCACTCCTCCCTAGATCGTTGAGACCTCACATGTATTTGTAGTCTAGGTTCCAGTGACATATACATAGTCATATGTATATGACTATGTGACATATACAGGGCCTGCTGCAGAGTAGCCACTTAAGCACAGAACTGAAGAGAAACTGCAAAAATTTAGGCTTATGAAATCAggatttccaaataaaaaaaagttaatacatGCAATAGCATACCATTCCTCTGAAGCATCTgaggtaaaattaaaaaggaaaatgcatttttaaagtagTAATTATATGAGATTAGGCCTAATTCTTTATCTGTGCTAAGTTATCTGTTCTGTTACAGGTTTGCATCTCATTTAAATCCAaggagtaatttttttaaaaaaaaacagtacccACTTTGAGAGGTAAGCATACCTGTGCAGTAAACGCCTTTCCAACAGTTCCACTGCAGCGACAAGAGACTCTGAAAGTCAAGTTGCTCTGGTTATGAATAATAGTTGCTTTCTCTGTGTCATTCTGAAATGCCTCttcttgaaatttttctcttttggtgaCAAAAGCTCTTTGCTCCAgagtttcttcttctgtttgtttttccagttgGCATTCCCTATTCTCTTCTATCTTTTGCAgctgttctatttttaatttcttagcagtgatgatttcattttctcccaCTTTTCTTTTTAGTGGGTTAGCATCTTTTTGagaaagtttttccttttttgcatcGAGTTCAAGAAGCTTTCTCCAAACTGAAATGGCATTCAACCAACTTCCTGGATCATTATTTATGAGTCTttgcatttcattaaatatttttcctaaataagtAAAATCTCAGTTTATCCTATGTTGAAGCTTTAAAGACCATCCATTGCATTCATCACTCCCAAATTCCattacctttatttcttttaaatcacttttattaAGTTGCTTTATTAATAACTTCACTTTcatttggaattttccatttatcataAGAATATCGCACAGAAAAAAAGTTCATTCTATTGCATGTACGGTATCaaaattgtgttaaaattttttacagaATTGCCATATAATACTTAAACAAGGATATCTGTCCTATGATAATATATGAATCTCTTCAATATAGGCATAAACCTAAAGTGTATATCAATCTTCAAAATAATGGTGATCTTAcctaaaaaattaactttaaataaaaaagaataggagccatgtgtgatggctcatgcctataatctcagcattttgggaagccgaggtgggaagatatttgaggccagaagtttgagaccaacctgagcaacatagaaagatcctgtctctaaaaaaataaaaataaaaaattagccagatgtggtgatgtgtgcctgtggttccagttactcagaaggctaaggcaggaggatcacctgagccaggagtttcaggctgcagtgagctatgatgatgccatagTATtacagcctgagtgacagagctagattatgtctcaaaaaaaaaaaaaaaaaaaaagaattgtaaaacTCAGATACACAACCCATTCATAATTTAGGGACTGCCAGCATGCTTagcaaaatttaatattttctttttttttttttttttttttttttttttttttttttttaaggtgtatacaaaacagtttaattaatattttcttgattaaCAAGGGTCATCAAGATGACCCCAAAATTATTATTCTAGTTTCCTAAAGATGTATGTAGAATACTGGAAGGAATTATATTGACCCCAGAGTATAATAGCTTGGgctttgcttcaaaataattttttctgcttGGTCTTGATTTCATGCCACTTGCATCTTTATTGAAATAGGTTAATATGGACTATAATAATTACATGATCTCTTGTGCACAATCAGCAATCAAACCAAAGTTTAAGGCTGCTTTTATCAAGACCTTTAATTCATTTCAGcagcatatttataaaattagagaatGGATAAGAAATCTCTTATGCCCGTTTTAGCTCTAATGCTTGATAAATGGGTGTAAGTTTATTGAAAACACTTAAAGgcccagaaatagaaaattttactatgtactatttttctaattctatcactCAGTTAAAATTTACAAGGTAACAGTTTGCACcaatttactattaaaataatgtattttgggTTATTACATGTttctaaattgaaataaatgCAATTGATAGTGTATATCCCTATAGAAGGTGGCTGATCATATTCTCAAAGAAATGTGATTTAAGACACTAAAATCTCTTAAGAAAGGCAGCAGgctggaaagagaagagatggaTTTTACTTCAATCAGGTGATGATATtcaggaaatacagaaaaatacataattaatgaTCCCACACATATGACTGaatcttaaaaatgtgaaatggcTATATATTATTTAACAAGCAGGAAACTTTAGTACAGTATATTATGTGGGTAAAAGCAACAGGCAAACATCATACCTTTACTCACAGAAGAAACAGTAAGTGGAAACTCCtttttaataagcaaaaataGCCTTTCTgcagattttaatttctttagcatATTCACATCTGAACAGGTGGTAAAAAAAACCTTTCCTGAAGTATATTCAACCTAGAGatagaaaaacagattttaatgTAGCCCAGTGTCAgtaaaaaccattttatttccCCCCTTTATCAATTTAGTCACAGCATTTagattaataataaaaggaaCCACATCTGAAGCATCATTGTACCGGGCACTCTGAATACATATTTTCCCCCTTATCTTTCTAACAATCTTCTAAGGTAAgttttatcatcctcattttacatatttggAAACTGAGGATTATAcaggttaaataatttgaataaatttacatagtgaacagtttttttttgttatacCACCTCTGGTAaagtacacacatatatacatataacacaatACTAGAAAAATAGAACACAAAATACTCAGTAATTATATGATCAAACCtcacacattatttaaaataggcaaaaggtATAATACATAGGACAAATTAACTATCTAGACCAAGGTGGATATTTCTTAAACACCTGCCTATGGTCTACCAGGAAGCATAAAGCATATCTCCTGAATAATACAATATACGCTAacatacaaatgaaaatgtaaaatttataagaCAATAACTTGAATTAAACCCAGAGGAAAACtaaagttttaatattataatgCATAGACAAGCTGTAGATACAATCAATAGCACTGAATATGAAAGCCAACATTACTAAAAGACATGGGGGAAGAATCCTGTAACATTTGGGAAGAGAGATTCTATAATAACAAAAGCGGCAGAGACAGAAGTGGGAATGAAAACCTGGCTGAAGTAAACTGTAAGTTAGCTTGGCAACATTTGCTGTATTATGCTGACTGATAGTGTCAGGCGGCTGGATGATGTAGTTTAGGCCAGCTTGATACATGGTCATAAAATTTTGAGTACCACAGAGGTAATGGTCAACCACCATAGACTTTTGATGAAAACTCTGACAGCACTGAATTAGCTGGCAGAAAAAGTCACTTTGGAATAGGCATAAAAGACTGAGTGTAGAATGTGATGCTAGAGGGACAAATAGGTTACTGAGGTAGAAATGAGGCATTTGGCAGTAGGAATTGGATAATGGATAGAAGATAAATGTATCAAACAGAAACAGGCTTTGGAGACAGGATGGATATGTGATAAAAatcagggaagaaaggaaaatgaaaagagactCAGAAGGAGCCTAAAGTGGTGTGACAAATGGTACCCAATACCAATGGAATCTGAAATCTTCCAGGGTCAACCCAATCCTCTTAAGTTCACAACAGATGTGCATTGCCTTGGGATTCTCTTTTTAGTAGTGTCATGGGATGACTGACAGGGTTCTAAGTTATCTCCTAAATACTAAGGCACCAGAGAATTTGGGGTATCCTATGTGTTTAGGCAGCTACCATTCATGGGAACTTGAACCCCACaggatttttggtttgttttggatCTGACATGGTCTAATTAAGCTGCTGAGATGGTAATTTCTGGGGTTACCACTCTGAGTTGATACAGGAGAATCTCTGCCAAGGAAGCCCCAGGCTGCCAccaatgaaaatgcaaatattattaataatagcttaGGTACCAGCAATACAGCTGGCCAAGATAGATGGAGGAACTGATGACACTGTGGGAGGAAGTGGGAAATGAGAAGAGTGGTTTGGAATCAATACTTAAGGGGTTAGGGAGGTAACCAAAACAATAACCTTCTGgtttctagaatttatttctttttatataggtAGCATTTTCCGAATTCAAGTATATACCTCAGAAtgctcagaaatggaaaacaaggtTGTGAAaagtaaattcttaaaaattcagattctgtTACCTGATGTACAGAACATATCTGATATTAAAGCCATCACAGAACAATTGAACAGACATGAAATTCCTTGCCAAGATTCTGGAGGGGACTGAACTAAACATTTTACTGAAAATGTATGGTTTTAAGTTTTTTAAGTCCTATAAACAAGTAAACTGATACAAACATCTAGACCAGTGATTTTAACCTAAGTAGTTAATGATCTAGATATTAATTTATAGTTAATTATACAATGATCTTTTCTTACTTATTTGAACATCAAGGGAAGCATTTTATACAATAACCTTTCTTGAAAAATCTCTTTTGCTAGGGagggggatttaaaaaaatgactatcAAGTTAATTAAGAGGATctgaaaagtttaatttatttaggGCTTCAAATCATAAGCACAGAATGTGTTATTGCACTAAAATGCCAAATACATTCTCAAGACCAAAAGCAGCAACATTATTCTCTTTTAAGCATTAACATAAGATCTACATTTCTTTCAGAAGTAGTAAGAATGTAATCAGAAGTACATCAAGTTCTAAAACTAAGTTGTTTTGTTCAATGTTGTTATGcccaacaatgagaaaaaaagttgATTCCCGTCAAGGTAGAGTTTATAACTTCTCCCCATGTCTCCATGGGTTTTCTCTGGGTCCTCTGGTTTCTTTCCACATCTCAAAGATGCACATGTTCAGTGAACCGGTGTATCTAAACGATGCTGGTCAGAGTGTGAGTGTGCCTCCCTATGGGATGACATCCTGTCCGAGGCTGGTTCTCGCCTTGTACCCTGAGCTGTGGGACAGGCTCCAGCCACCTACCCCCCGAGGGAGGTATCAAAGCTCTCCTAATTCTACAGGTGCCATTTAGTTTCAGAACTAATTTGAAAGAGCAAATTGATGAATTAAGGTGGTGTTTGAGtttgttttgcttcattttagAACAGGgaattcaaaaatttatattttatttaattgtttaaaaggGCATTCAATCTAAAGAGAATGCAGAGAATCCTGAAAAAGGCAACCTTACACAATCATcccattaaatgaaaataattatgaaataactGACTATCTGCTTAGCTCAACCTCACTACCCTCTACCATCCTGACaccattaaaaaacaattagGTGGCCTCTTCAGGACTTGGGTTCATAATAGTCTTTGAAGTGTGGCTTTATAAAGACCCATGAATCAATTGACAGGATCTTTCCGGTAAGCTGGCATTAGACACCTTTTCTAAttcaattttatcttaaaaataactgTTTCCACTATTAGTCTTACaataaaaacagtatttaattaaaagctgttataaaaaagtaaaacttaatttttcccaatatatttatttcttcaaagtaGTCTaagtaaatatatgtgcatatatgtaaattaaatattaaaaaatatccaGGAACTTATAAAGAAGTTTGCCCCACCATTGGGTGTGGGGTTGGGGAAATCAAACTTGAATCTGAACGAGCTCTAGACATAACTTACAGGATTCCAATTTGCAGGAAATACAGAGGATGGAGGAACATGTAAAACTACATCATGGAGATGCATCTGGCAAAATCTAGACTAAGGGGAACTGAATGAGTGCTGTCCAGCAACTTCCTGTGGTGACGGAAATGTTCTATGACTTGTGTTGTACCAGCATGTGTGGCTTCTGAGCCCTTAAAACATGACTAATGTGCCTGAGCAAGTGAATTCTTACTTCAATTAATTTTAACTTAACTAGCCCCTGTGGCTACTGGATACACCCTATTGGACAGCACAGCCATAACCAGAGGTCAGAAAACTAGTAAAACTAGGTCTAGTTGGCTAAGAAcagcttttacatttttcaaggtatgtaaaaacaacaaagaatatgTAACAGAAACCATATATGGctcataaagcctaaaatatttactatctggtgaCCCCTGCTTTAGACTATGGGACCAACAACCCAGATTGTTGAACATATAAATTGCAaggagaaaacaagagagaaagatGGAGTGGAAATCTATAGATTAAGTGACTTAAAAGAATATCAGCCAATCACAATGTGTGGGCCTTATTTGAATTCtgattgaaatatataaaaataaaagtgacaatGTGAGACACGTTGAAATTTGAACACTGACTAGACACTTAGCAAGGCATTATTTTTAGATGTGATAATGATACTATGGCTTACATTTTTGGGAGCCCTTATATGTATTAATTCTTTTGTATCATACTACATATACGATGCTATAAAAAGGAGTCCTTATACTTTAGAGAGATATGCAggcaaatatttacagatgaaatgatttatgtgatttgcttcaaaataacatGGGAGGGGGAATGGAAGGAGGTATAAACAGTACAGATTTTACCATGAATTGATCCTTGCTGAAGCTGGTTGGTAAGTATATACAATTCATCACATCATTCTGCTTACTTTTGTGTATGTAAGAAATCCTTTCTgataaaaagctaaaaagaatACATAGGAAATTTTGCAAGCTGTGTGTTGGAAGTACCACCcacatcagagtcacctgggagGGGAGGACATGGAAACACCTGGGCTTATCAGTGGCCCTACAGAAAGGAAGCCTTTTGGAGCTGGCACGCAGAAATAcacatttccaacaagctccccCGGTGATtctgatatttattaaaatggaaaaacactgATTAGGACAGAATGATTACTTTCTAAAAGTAAACAATCACTTCTGAAttgatttgttttgtaaattcagatttcagaatattaatgTCCTTGAAATGAACCGAAGTTTCTAACAGACTCTCACAAGATGTTTTAAGTAGTCCTGTGCAACTCACTCAAATGACTCCCACCTGTCACTGCAGAAACTCATACATACCACATTAAGGTACTTTTTCTATTACATCTTTCTCCTCTGCTTTCGAGAAACCAGTTCGCAAGTACTAAAACCTACATTGATGTTTAAAATCTTGTTCATTTCATGGAAATTAACAACAGATAACTATGAGGCCTGCAAGAGTATATTACTTTGGCTACTGTTTGCTGCGTGTTTCAAGTGTACTTTACATACCCAATAtcacttaatcctcaaaacaatcccATGAGGTAAATACAATCACTGTTAAGAAACTCTTAGAGTCAAGTAACCGAACTTCAAGATCATGTTTGCATTCAAAGTACGAAAGAACTCTAACTCCAACAGGCCGAAATACAGGCACTATACTTTTAAgcactttattttaaagaatccTGGAAACAACCTGCCTcgacttttctgtttttaaaactttagcgGTGGCGGATGTGCGGTGACCGGACTTGATCAGCAGGGAAAGGACCTGGGATCCTCCCGGCGGTCCCGCAGGACCCGCGGGTCCAAGCCCGAGGCGGGGCCGTCGCCGGGTCACCCCGGGCCGGGAGCGGCGCTCGCTCGCTCTTGCGggtccgcccgcccgccccggaGGCCGACTCACCTGCGTGGCCGCCAGCCGCGCCCGCACCTCGCGCATCAGGAACGGCTCCAGGCCACGGCCCGCGGTGCAGAAGTACCGGGCGCCCGCGCCAGGGCCCGGCCCCGACTCTCCTGGCGGCGCCGACATGGCGGCTCGGGCGCGGCCCCGCGGCTCCGGGTCACGTGGCCTCGGGCGCGCGCGGCGCGCTCCCGCGTTCCCAGAGGCGGCGCGCAGGGGCGGGCGGTGCCAAAGGCGACCGGGGGAGGGACAGGCtgggagggttagggttagccaGGAGTGGCCCCCGGGGGTCTCTTTGGTTAACGACCTGGAACCTCGTTGATTAGGCATCTGGAGTTGTTTAGAATCACAGGTGGAGGGGCTATAATTAATCGTTTCGTCCATCTGCCTTATTTTTTCAGATTGAGGgaactgatgctcagagaggccaagagacAAGGAGTTAGCACATCTGAGGCTGCAGCCTAGGGTTCTcgaagtattaatataatgcattttcctccatcc
It encodes the following:
- the THUMPD2 gene encoding U6 snRNA (guanine-N(2))-methyltransferase THUMPD2 isoform X2 — translated: MSAPPGESGPGPGAGARYFCTAGRGLEPFLMREVRARLAATQVEYTSGKVFFTTCSDVNMLKKLKSAERLFLLIKKEFPLTVSSVSKGKIFNEMQRLINNDPGSWLNAISVWRKLLELDAKKEKLSQKDANPLKRKVGENEIITAKKLKIEQLQKIEENRECQLEKQTEEETLEQRAFVTKREKFQEEAFQNDTEKATIIHNQSNLTFRVSCRCSGTVGKAFTAQEVGKVIGIAVMKQFGWKADLRNPHLEIFVHLNDIYSVVGIPVFRVPLASRAYIKTAGLRSTIAWAMASLAEIKDGAFVLDPMCGLGTILLEAAKEWPNCHCLQRVLILLFLTFHLGKSLS
- the THUMPD2 gene encoding U6 snRNA (guanine-N(2))-methyltransferase THUMPD2 isoform X1, with amino-acid sequence MSAPPGESGPGPGAGARYFCTAGRGLEPFLMREVRARLAATQVEYTSGKVFFTTCSDVNMLKKLKSAERLFLLIKKEFPLTVSSVSKGKIFNEMQRLINNDPGSWLNAISVWRKLLELDAKKEKLSQKDANPLKRKVGENEIITAKKLKIEQLQKIEENRECQLEKQTEEETLEQRAFVTKREKFQEEAFQNDTEKATIIHNQSNLTFRVSCRCSGTVGKAFTAQEVGKVIGIAVMKQFGWKADLRNPHLEIFVHLNDIYSVVGIPVFRVPLASRAYIKTAGLRSTIAWAMASLAEIKDGAFVLDPMCGLGTILLEAAKEWPDVYYVGADVSDSQLLGACDNLQAAGLKDKIELLKVSVIELPLPSESVDIIISDIPFGKKFKLGKDIKSILQEMERVLRVGGTIVLLLSEDHHRHLKDCEESSIPLSSKNSYTDEPGIKKCLNLEETTDISETEYSAFEASNQECLDKMSPFGSLVPVECYKVSLGKTDAFIYKYKKSHSSAL